Below is a window of Deltaproteobacteria bacterium DNA.
CGCCGCCCGTCAAGATGGACTCAGCGCATATAAAGCTCGCCGTACTAAGCGTTATAGAGAACGCTGTAGAGGCGATAGAGAAGAAAGGTAAAATAGAGGTCGGTACCGTTCAGGACGGCAGTGTCGTGACTGTAACGGTAAAGGACAACGGCATAGGTATCGAACCAGAAGAGCTTCGCTCTATATTCAATCCGTTCCAGACTTCCAAGATGACAGGGGCAGGGATGGGGCTTACGATAGCCTACAGGATAGTGCAGGACCACAAGGGCTCTATCGACATCAAGAGCGAGCCGGGCAGGGGCACGGAAGTCAGCATATCCATTCCAAGGGGAACGCTTAGGTAGGGCGCTTCTTTTTGTCTTCGTAATACGATCAGTTGGCCAGTGGAAAACCAGGCGCGTGAGATGCGTATCTCACGCGCTTTTTACGTTATTTCTGCCTGTCTCTTTGGCCTTATAAAGCGCCTCGTCGGCCTGTCTTATGAGGTCAAGACCAAGCCTCGCGTCATCCGGGAAAGTGGCAACGCCGAGGCTGATGGTAACTTTTTCCCCTGGTGCGTCGTCGTTGAATGTTATCGTCGAAGCCTCGACATCGGCCCTTATCCTCTCGGCAAGCTCCATGGCATGGGACTTCTCGGTCTCGGCAAGTATTACGGCAAACTCTTCGCCGCCGTACCTGGCCAAGAGGTCGCTTGAACGTATGGAGTTTCTTATGCTGTTGGCAACGGTTTTTAACGCTATATCACCGTTAAGATGTCCGTAGGTGTCGTTATAACGCTTGAAGTGGTCCACGTCCATGAGGATTATTGAAAAGGTCTTGTGGTATCTGGCGGACCGCATTATCTCTTCTTCGAGCTTAAGGTAAAAATGACGGTGGTTGAAGGCGCCTGTGAGCCCGTCTGTAATGGAGAGCTTCTCGAGTTGTTTGTTTAAAAGGTGCATCTCTTCTGTGCGCGCCTTGAGCTTCTCGGCCATTGAGTTGAACTCGTCGACAAGCTGGTTTATCTCGAGCCCGCCCCTTATGTTTATCCTGTGGTCGAGGTCGCCTGAGCCGATAATGCTTGCTGCCTTCTGCAGTTCGTTTATCGGTTTTATGCTTACTCTAAAGACGAATATTGCACACAGTATTAGCGACACAATGGTGATTACGATGCCCGCAACTATGGTCTTGAAGGTCATATCGCTGATGGCTTTGTCATATTCCTTCAAGGATACGGTAACGGATATCGCGCCGTTTACGTCACCTACCGTGCCGGTGTGGCAGCCAAGGCATTCTTTGGTTACGACAAACGGTTTTACGAAGCGTGCAGAGCGTGTGCCGTCGCGGTGCTCTATTATTTTTTGTATTTCCTTGCCTGTAAGCCCCTCGGCGTCAAGTTCGTCCGTAACCCCTTCGTCGGCCTCAGCGCCGTATTGCTTATCTATGCCGGGGCCGTGTATTATGCGGATTTCCTCTATGTCATCGCTGTCTTTTGCGAGGTTTTGGACTATCGCCCTGTTGCCGGCCCTTCCACCGCCGTTTACCATAGAGGCATGAAGGGCCTCGAAGGTCATGTGTGTGGTATGTTCGGCCTCGTCAACGCCTATCTCTGCGATGAGCTTTTGCTCGCGTGAAATGGTGTAGTACGTTGTCACCGATATGCCCAGTATCATGAACAGGGCTATCAGAGAAAGAAGTTTATGGGAGTATCTTGTCTTCATTATCAAAGGTTCATACAGCTGTATTGGTTTTTCTTCTGATGATTGTGTCATGCCCGAATTCCGCGTTGTTTGTGTCAGGATAATCGATATTATAGTGCAAGCCGCGGCTTTCCTTTCTCTGCATAGCCGATTTTATTATTATTTCCGCTACGGTGGCTATATTACGAAGTTCTATTAAATCAGAAGTTACTGTAAAATGCCAGTAGTAATCGTTTATCTCGTCTCCTAGAAGCTCTATCCTCGAAAGCGCCATTTCGAGCCTCTTCGCAGACCTTACGATGCCTACGTAATTCCACATCAGGCGCCGTATCTCG
It encodes the following:
- a CDS encoding diguanylate cyclase, which produces MKTRYSHKLLSLIALFMILGISVTTYYTISREQKLIAEIGVDEAEHTTHMTFEALHASMVNGGGRAGNRAIVQNLAKDSDDIEEIRIIHGPGIDKQYGAEADEGVTDELDAEGLTGKEIQKIIEHRDGTRSARFVKPFVVTKECLGCHTGTVGDVNGAISVTVSLKEYDKAISDMTFKTIVAGIVITIVSLILCAIFVFRVSIKPINELQKAASIIGSGDLDHRINIRGGLEINQLVDEFNSMAEKLKARTEEMHLLNKQLEKLSITDGLTGAFNHRHFYLKLEEEIMRSARYHKTFSIILMDVDHFKRYNDTYGHLNGDIALKTVANSIRNSIRSSDLLARYGGEEFAVILAETEKSHAMELAERIRADVEASTITFNDDAPGEKVTISLGVATFPDDARLGLDLIRQADEALYKAKETGRNNVKSA